A genomic segment from Panulirus ornatus isolate Po-2019 chromosome 20, ASM3632096v1, whole genome shotgun sequence encodes:
- the LOC139755935 gene encoding uncharacterized protein isoform X1, whose amino-acid sequence MGKYSLTLFISLKVWLPIFLFLSALLIAYQWTLVDLLQSRHMKAYGFNVPLLGQLSPPPLELRVDEPPHIQNQALSVLVTVVYVVRNILRLQGLVNQPEVPVGYLERLQAVSGLSVPVLLTAFLGVTTVALLTLWLLWSLLKYILRRRARRTHAGGHDVEVVEPQTDTVEPEFDNDREVVDPQVDSDDSEEQFDDGHEVEVVDPQVGTDDQEVESDDDSEVEVVEPQVDNVEPESDDVSEVEVIDPQVDTAEPKVESADDTEVEVVDPEVDKVEPEVESDDDPEVESDDDTKVEVIDPQVDTVEPEVESADDIEVEVVDPQVDTNDPDVESDDIPEVEVIDPQVESHDDHEEEVVLPQVDTVEPEVESDDDTEVEVVDPQVDSDDPEVESDDDTKVEVVDPQVDNVEPEVESADDTEVEVVDPQVDTNDPEVESDDESEVEVVHPQVDTFEPEVESNDDTEVEVVDPQVDTNDPEVESDDGHKVEVVDPQVDTVEPEVESAGDTEVEVIDPQVDTVDPEVESDDDPEVEVVDPQVDTFEPEVESNDDTEVEVVDPQVDTDDPEVESDDGHKVEVVDPQVDTVEPEVESADDTEVEVVDPQVDTFEPEVESNNDTEVEVVDPQVDTTEPEGDVVEHQGDTTEPVSDVVEHQGDTTEPKGDVVEHQGDTTEPEGDVVALGDTTEPEVSATGRRRKNRKGKKKKGDTTEPEGEVVEHQGDTTEPKGDVVEHQGDTTEPEGDVVTLGDTTEPEVCATGRRRKNRKGKKKKGDTTEPEGEVVEHQGDTTEPKGDVVEHQGDTTEPEVSATGLRRKNRKGKKKKGDTTEPEGEVVEHQGDTTEPKGDVVEHQGDTTEPEVSATGRRRKNRKGKKKKGDTTEPEGEVVEHQGDTNEPKGDVVEHQGDTTEPEVSATGLRRKNRKGKKKKGDTTEPVGEVVEHQGDTTEPKGDVVALGDTTEPEVSATGLRRMNRKGKKKKGGTTEPEGEVVEHQGDTNEPKGDVVALGDTTEPEVSATGLRRMNRKGKKKKGDTTEPMGEVVEHQGDTNEPKGDVVDQGDTTEPEVSATGLRRKNRKGKKKKGDTTEPVGEVVEHQGDTTEPKGDVVGLGDTTEPEVSATGLRRKNRKGKKKKGDTTEPVGEVVEHQGDTTEPKGDVVALGDTTEPEVSATGLRRMNRKGKKKKGGTTEPEGEVVEHQGDTNEPKGDVVEHQGDTTEPEVSATGLRRKNRKGKKKKGDTTEPVGEVVEHQGDTTEPKGDVVALGDTTEPEVSATGLRRMNRKGKKKKGGTTEPEGEVVEHQGDTNEPKGDVVEHQGDTTEPEVSATGLRRKKGNRKTQPDSNITEPDSTTAGPQRKKNSRRGGRKKSGQY is encoded by the exons atgggAAAATATAGCCTCACCTTGTTTATCTCCCTGAAGGTGTGGTTACCCATCTTCCTATTCCTGAGCGCGTTGCTCATCGCCTACCAGTGGACGCTGGTAGACCTCCTACAATCGAGGCACATGAAGGCCTACGGTTTCAACGTGCCCCTCCTGGGGcagctctcccctcctcccttggaGCTGAGGGTTGATGAGcctccacacatacagaaccaagCCCTCAGTGTCTTGGTTACCGTGGTGTACGTGGTGCGGAACATCCTCCGCCTGCAGGGTTTGGTCAACCAACCAGAGGTACCCGTGGGGTACTTGGAGCGGCTGCAGGCAGTATCTGGTTTGAGTGTTCCTGTCCTCCTTACGGCCTTCCTGGGGGTAACGACGGTGGCGCTGCTCACCCTCTGGCTGCTCTGGTCCTTGCTGAAGTACATATTGAGGCGCAGGGCCAGACGTACCCATGCCGGCGGCCACGACGTCGAGGTAGTCGAACCTCAGAcagacactgtcgaacccgagtTTGACAACGACCGCGAGGTAGTGGACCCTCAGGTAGACTCTGACGATTCCGAGGAGCAGTTTGACGACGGCCatgaggtcgaggtagtcgaccctcaggtaggcACTGACGATCAAGAGGTAGAATCTGACGACGActccgaggtcgaggtagtcgaaccTCAGGTAGACAATGTCGAACCCGAGTCTGACGACGTCTCCGAGGTCGAGGTcatcgaccctcaggtagacactgccGAACCCAAGGTAGAGTCTGcagacgacaccgaggtcgaggtagtcgaccctgaGGTAGACaaagtcgaacccgaggtagagtctgatgacgatcccgaggtagagtctgacgacgacacaaAGGTCGAGGTgatcgaccctcaggtagacactgtcgaacccgaggtagagtctgcagACGAcatcgaggtcgaggtagtcgaccctcaggtagacactaaTGATCCCGATGTAGAGTCTGACGACATCCCCGAGGTCGAGGTGATCGACCCTCAGGTAGAGTCTCACGACGACCACGAGGAAGAGGTAGTGctccctcaggtagacacagtcgaacccgaggtagagtctgacgacgacaccgaggtcgaggtagtcgaccctcaggtagactctgacgatcccgaggtagagtctgacgacgacaccaaGGTCGAGgttgtcgaccctcaggtagacaatgtcgaacccgaggtagagtctgcagacgacaccgaggtcgaagtagtcgaccctcaggtagacactaacgatcccgaggtagagtctgacgacgaatccgaggtcgaggtagtccaccctcaggtagacacattcgaacccgaggtagagtctaacgacgacaccgaggtcgaagtagtcgaccctcaggtagacactaacgatcccgaggtagagtctgacgacggcCACAAGGTCGAGgttgtcgaccctcaggtagacactgtcgaacccgaggtagagtctgcaggcgacaccgaggtcgaggtaatcgaccctcaggtagacacagtcgatcCCGAGGtggagtctgacgacgaccccgaggtcgaagtagtcgaccctcaggtagacacattcgaacccgaggtagagtctaacgacgacaccgaggtcgaggtagtcgaccctcaggtagacactgacgatcccgaggtagagtctgacgacggccacaaggtcgaggtagtcgaccctcaagtagacactgtcgaacccgaggtagagtctgcagacgacaccgaggtcgaggtagtcgaccctcaggtagacacattcgaacccgaggtagagtctaacaacgacaccgaggtcgaggtagtcgaccctcaggtagacactaccgaacccgagggcgacgtagttgaacatcagggtgacactactgaacccgtgagcgacgtagttgaacatcagggtgacactactgaacccaagggcgacgtagttgaacatcagggtgacactactgaacccgagggtGACGTAGTTGCcctgggtgacactaccgaacccgaggtcagtgctaccggacgtcgccgtaagaatcgtaaaggcaagaagaagaaaggtgacactaccgaacccgagggcgaagtagttgaacatcagggtgacactactgaacccaagggcgacgtagttgaacatcagggtgacactactgaacccgagggcgacGTGGTTACCctgggtgacactactgaacccgaggtctgtgctaccggacgtcgccgtaagaatcgtaaaggcaagaagaagaaaggtgacactaccgaaccagagggcgaagtagttgaacatcagggtgacactactgaacccaagggcgacgtagttgaacatcagggtgacactaccgaacccgaggtcagtgctaccggacttcGCCGTAAGAATcgtaaaggcaagaagaagaaaggtgacactaccgaacccgagggcgaagtagttgaacatcagggtgacactactgaacccaagggcgacgtagttgaacatcagggtgataCTACCGAACCCGAagtcagtgctaccggacgtcgccgtaagaatcgtaaaggcaagaagaagaaaggtgacactaccgaacccgagggcgaagtagttgaacatcagggtgacactaatgaacccaagggcgacgtagttgaacatcagggtgacactaccgaacccgaggtcagtgctaccggacttcGCCGTAAGAATcgtaaaggcaagaagaagaaaggtgacactactgaacccgtgggcgaagtagttgaacaccagggtgacactactgaacccaagggcgacgtagttgcccttggtgacactaccgaacccgaggtcagtgctaccggacttcGCCGTATGAATcgtaaaggcaagaagaagaaaggtggcactaccgaacccgagggcgaagtagttgaacaccagggtgacaCTAATGAAcccaagggcgacgtagttgcccttggtgacactaccgaacccgaggtcagtgctaccggacttcGCCGTATGAATcgtaaaggcaagaagaagaaaggtgacactactgaacccatgggcgaagtagttgaacaccagggtgacaCTAATGAAcccaagggcgacgtagttgaccagggtgacactaccgaacccgaggtcagtgctaccggacttcGCCGTAAGAATcgtaaaggcaagaagaagaaaggtgacactactgaacccgtgggcgaagtagttgaacaccagggtgacactactgaacccaagggcgacgtagttggccttggtgacactaccgaacccgaggtcagtgctaccggacttcGCCGTAAGAATcgtaaaggcaagaagaagaaaggtgacactactgaacccgtgggcgaagtagttgaacaccagggtgacactactgaacccaagggcgacgtagttgcccttggtgacactaccgaacccgaggtcagtgctaccggacttcGCCGTATGAATcgtaaaggcaagaagaagaaaggtggcactaccgaacccgagggcgaagtagttgaacaccagggtgacaCTAATGAAcccaagggcgacgtagttgaacatcagggtgacactaccgaacccgaggtcagtgctaccggacttcGCCGTAAGAATcgtaaaggcaagaagaagaaaggtgacactactgaacccgtgggcgaagtagttgaacaccagggtgacactactgaacccaagggcgacgtagttgcccttggtgacactaccgaacccgaggtcagtgctaccggacttcGCCGTATGAATcgtaaaggcaagaagaagaaaggtggcactaccgaacccgagggcgaagtagttgaacaccagggtgacaCTAATGAAcccaagggcgacgtagttgaacatcagggtgacactaccgaacccgag gtcagtgctactgGACTTCGCCGTAAGAAAGGTAACCGCAAGACTCAACCCGATAGCAACATTACCGAGCCCGATAGTACGACTGCCGGACCACAGAGGAAGAAAAATTCTCgtcgtggagggaggaagaaatcTGGCCAGTATTGA
- the LOC139755935 gene encoding uncharacterized protein isoform X2 translates to MGKYSLTLFISLKVWLPIFLFLSALLIAYQWTLVDLLQSRHMKAYGFNVPLLGQLSPPPLELRVDEPPHIQNQALSVLVTVVYVVRNILRLQGLVNQPEVPVGYLERLQAVSGLSVPVLLTAFLGVTTVALLTLWLLWSLLKYILRRRARRTHAGGHDVEVVEPQTDTVEPEFDNDREVVDPQVDSDDSEEQFDDGHEVEVVDPQVDTVEPEVESDDDTEVEVVDPQVDSDDPEVESDDDTKVEVVDPQVDNVEPEVESADDTEVEVVDPQVDTNDPEVESDDESEVEVVHPQVDTFEPEVESNDDTEVEVVDPQVDTNDPEVESDDGHKVEVVDPQVDTVEPEVESAGDTEVEVIDPQVDTVDPEVESDDDPEVEVVDPQVDTFEPEVESNDDTEVEVVDPQVDTDDPEVESDDGHKVEVVDPQVDTVEPEVESADDTEVEVVDPQVDTFEPEVESNNDTEVEVVDPQVDTTEPEGDVVEHQGDTTEPVSDVVEHQGDTTEPKGDVVEHQGDTTEPEGDVVALGDTTEPEVSATGRRRKNRKGKKKKGDTTEPEGEVVEHQGDTTEPKGDVVEHQGDTTEPEGDVVTLGDTTEPEVCATGRRRKNRKGKKKKGDTTEPEGEVVEHQGDTTEPKGDVVEHQGDTTEPEVSATGLRRKNRKGKKKKGDTTEPEGEVVEHQGDTTEPKGDVVEHQGDTTEPEVSATGRRRKNRKGKKKKGDTTEPEGEVVEHQGDTNEPKGDVVEHQGDTTEPEVSATGLRRKNRKGKKKKGDTTEPVGEVVEHQGDTTEPKGDVVALGDTTEPEVSATGLRRMNRKGKKKKGGTTEPEGEVVEHQGDTNEPKGDVVALGDTTEPEVSATGLRRMNRKGKKKKGDTTEPMGEVVEHQGDTNEPKGDVVDQGDTTEPEVSATGLRRKNRKGKKKKGDTTEPVGEVVEHQGDTTEPKGDVVGLGDTTEPEVSATGLRRKNRKGKKKKGDTTEPVGEVVEHQGDTTEPKGDVVALGDTTEPEVSATGLRRMNRKGKKKKGGTTEPEGEVVEHQGDTNEPKGDVVEHQGDTTEPEVSATGLRRKNRKGKKKKGDTTEPVGEVVEHQGDTTEPKGDVVALGDTTEPEVSATGLRRMNRKGKKKKGGTTEPEGEVVEHQGDTNEPKGDVVEHQGDTTEPEVSATGLRRKNRKGKKKKGDTTEPVGEVVEHQGDTTEPKGDVVDQGDTTEPEVSATGLRRKNRKGKKKKGDTTEPVGEVVEHQGDVVDQGDTTEPEVSATGLRRKKGNRKTQPDSNITEPDSTTAGPQRKKNSRRGGRKKSGQY, encoded by the exons atgggAAAATATAGCCTCACCTTGTTTATCTCCCTGAAGGTGTGGTTACCCATCTTCCTATTCCTGAGCGCGTTGCTCATCGCCTACCAGTGGACGCTGGTAGACCTCCTACAATCGAGGCACATGAAGGCCTACGGTTTCAACGTGCCCCTCCTGGGGcagctctcccctcctcccttggaGCTGAGGGTTGATGAGcctccacacatacagaaccaagCCCTCAGTGTCTTGGTTACCGTGGTGTACGTGGTGCGGAACATCCTCCGCCTGCAGGGTTTGGTCAACCAACCAGAGGTACCCGTGGGGTACTTGGAGCGGCTGCAGGCAGTATCTGGTTTGAGTGTTCCTGTCCTCCTTACGGCCTTCCTGGGGGTAACGACGGTGGCGCTGCTCACCCTCTGGCTGCTCTGGTCCTTGCTGAAGTACATATTGAGGCGCAGGGCCAGACGTACCCATGCCGGCGGCCACGACGTCGAGGTAGTCGAACCTCAGAcagacactgtcgaacccgagtTTGACAACGACCGCGAGGTAGTGGACCCTCAGGTAGACTCTGACGATTCCGAGGAGCAGTTTGACGACGGCCatgaggtcgaggtagtcgaccctcag gtagacacagtcgaacccgaggtagagtctgacgacgacaccgaggtcgaggtagtcgaccctcaggtagactctgacgatcccgaggtagagtctgacgacgacaccaaGGTCGAGgttgtcgaccctcaggtagacaatgtcgaacccgaggtagagtctgcagacgacaccgaggtcgaagtagtcgaccctcaggtagacactaacgatcccgaggtagagtctgacgacgaatccgaggtcgaggtagtccaccctcaggtagacacattcgaacccgaggtagagtctaacgacgacaccgaggtcgaagtagtcgaccctcaggtagacactaacgatcccgaggtagagtctgacgacggcCACAAGGTCGAGgttgtcgaccctcaggtagacactgtcgaacccgaggtagagtctgcaggcgacaccgaggtcgaggtaatcgaccctcaggtagacacagtcgatcCCGAGGtggagtctgacgacgaccccgaggtcgaagtagtcgaccctcaggtagacacattcgaacccgaggtagagtctaacgacgacaccgaggtcgaggtagtcgaccctcaggtagacactgacgatcccgaggtagagtctgacgacggccacaaggtcgaggtagtcgaccctcaagtagacactgtcgaacccgaggtagagtctgcagacgacaccgaggtcgaggtagtcgaccctcaggtagacacattcgaacccgaggtagagtctaacaacgacaccgaggtcgaggtagtcgaccctcaggtagacactaccgaacccgagggcgacgtagttgaacatcagggtgacactactgaacccgtgagcgacgtagttgaacatcagggtgacactactgaacccaagggcgacgtagttgaacatcagggtgacactactgaacccgagggtGACGTAGTTGCcctgggtgacactaccgaacccgaggtcagtgctaccggacgtcgccgtaagaatcgtaaaggcaagaagaagaaaggtgacactaccgaacccgagggcgaagtagttgaacatcagggtgacactactgaacccaagggcgacgtagttgaacatcagggtgacactactgaacccgagggcgacGTGGTTACCctgggtgacactactgaacccgaggtctgtgctaccggacgtcgccgtaagaatcgtaaaggcaagaagaagaaaggtgacactaccgaaccagagggcgaagtagttgaacatcagggtgacactactgaacccaagggcgacgtagttgaacatcagggtgacactaccgaacccgaggtcagtgctaccggacttcGCCGTAAGAATcgtaaaggcaagaagaagaaaggtgacactaccgaacccgagggcgaagtagttgaacatcagggtgacactactgaacccaagggcgacgtagttgaacatcagggtgataCTACCGAACCCGAagtcagtgctaccggacgtcgccgtaagaatcgtaaaggcaagaagaagaaaggtgacactaccgaacccgagggcgaagtagttgaacatcagggtgacactaatgaacccaagggcgacgtagttgaacatcagggtgacactaccgaacccgaggtcagtgctaccggacttcGCCGTAAGAATcgtaaaggcaagaagaagaaaggtgacactactgaacccgtgggcgaagtagttgaacaccagggtgacactactgaacccaagggcgacgtagttgcccttggtgacactaccgaacccgaggtcagtgctaccggacttcGCCGTATGAATcgtaaaggcaagaagaagaaaggtggcactaccgaacccgagggcgaagtagttgaacaccagggtgacaCTAATGAAcccaagggcgacgtagttgcccttggtgacactaccgaacccgaggtcagtgctaccggacttcGCCGTATGAATcgtaaaggcaagaagaagaaaggtgacactactgaacccatgggcgaagtagttgaacaccagggtgacaCTAATGAAcccaagggcgacgtagttgaccagggtgacactaccgaacccgaggtcagtgctaccggacttcGCCGTAAGAATcgtaaaggcaagaagaagaaaggtgacactactgaacccgtgggcgaagtagttgaacaccagggtgacactactgaacccaagggcgacgtagttggccttggtgacactaccgaacccgaggtcagtgctaccggacttcGCCGTAAGAATcgtaaaggcaagaagaagaaaggtgacactactgaacccgtgggcgaagtagttgaacaccagggtgacactactgaacccaagggcgacgtagttgcccttggtgacactaccgaacccgaggtcagtgctaccggacttcGCCGTATGAATcgtaaaggcaagaagaagaaaggtggcactaccgaacccgagggcgaagtagttgaacaccagggtgacaCTAATGAAcccaagggcgacgtagttgaacatcagggtgacactaccgaacccgaggtcagtgctaccggacttcGCCGTAAGAATcgtaaaggcaagaagaagaaaggtgacactactgaacccgtgggcgaagtagttgaacaccagggtgacactactgaacccaagggcgacgtagttgcccttggtgacactaccgaacccgaggtcagtgctaccggacttcGCCGTATGAATcgtaaaggcaagaagaagaaaggtggcactaccgaacccgagggcgaagtagttgaacaccagggtgacaCTAATGAAcccaagggcgacgtagttgaacatcagggtgacactaccgaacccgaggtcagtgctaccggacttcGCCGTAAGAATcgtaaaggcaagaagaagaaaggtgacactactgaacccgtgggcgaagtagttgaacaccagggtgacactactgaacccaagggcgacgtagttgaccagggtgacactaccgaacccgaggtcagtgctaccggacttcGCCGTAAGAATcgtaaaggcaagaagaagaaaggtgacactactgaacccgtgggtgaagtagttgaacatcagggcgacgtagttgaccagggtgacactaccgaacccgaggtcagtgctactgGACTTCGCCGTAAGAAAGGTAACCGCAAGACTCAACCCGATAGCAACATTACCGAGCCCGATAGTACGACTGCCGGACCACAGAGGAAGAAAAATTCTCgtcgtggagggaggaagaaatcTGGCCAGTATTGA